CGTGACCAGGCGCTGCACCGGGTCGGCGTTGCGCGTGGCCTGCAGGCGGGCGCTCGGGGCGGTGCCCTCGCGCTGCAGCGGCCAGGAGAGCGACTCGGGGACCTTGTCCAGGCGGGTGAGGTCGATGCCGCCCGTCCGGGCGACCAGGTGCTGGCGCACCGCGTCGCGGACCGTGGAGACCAGTCGCACCGGACCCTCCTCGTCGTTCGTCGGGTGACCCGAAGTCTAGGGAGGCGCGACCGCGCCCGCGTCGGGACACCCCGTCGTGGACGGGTCACGCCGTCCGGGTCAATGCGTGTATCTTGATCAGATCAGTAGGTTTACCCTCGATTGGAGGTCCTCACCATGACCCAGGCACCCAGCCGCCCGACCCGCACGGCGGCCCCCCTCGTCCTCGACAAGCTCGGTCCTCGCTTCGGCGCCGAGGTGATCGGCCTCGACCTGCGCCACCTCACCGACGAGCAGGTGCACGCCGTGCGCCAGGCCCTCGTCGAGCAGAAGGTGCTCTTCTTCCGCGGCCAGGACCTCACCGACGCCGACCAGGTCGAGTTCGGACGCCGCCTCGGCGACGTCACCGTGGGCCACCCGGTGGTCGGTCAGCGCGACACCGTCGAGCTGCCCGAGATCTTCGACCTCGACAGCGCCGACCCGGAGTTCTCCTTCTCCGACGTGTGGCACACCGACGTCACCTTCATGGAGCGCCCGCCGCTCGGCTCGATCCTGCGCGCGGTCCAGCTCCCGACGTACGGCGGCGACACCAGCTGGGTCGACGCCGAGCAGGCCTACGAGTCGCTCTCGGCCCCCGTGCGCGGCATGGTCGACCAGCTCACCGCGGTGCACGACGGCATGCGCGAGTGGGGTGCCTACCTGCGCCGCCACGGCAACCGCGGCAACACCTGGGACGGCGAGCAGGTCACCGAGCTGGTGCCGGTCGAGCACCCGGTCGTGCGGGTCCACCCCGAGACCGGCCGCAAGGGGCTGTTCGTCAACCCCGGCTTCACCTCGCACGTCGTGGGCGTCTCCGACGCGGAGAGCCGGGCCATCCTCGACCTGCTCTACGCCCACCTGCTCAAGCCGGAGTTCACCGTGCGCCACCGCTGGCAGCTCGGCGACGTCGGCATCTGGGACAACCGCAGCACGCTGCACTACGCCAACCGCGACTACGACGAGATCCGCATCATGCGGCGCATCACCCTCGCCGGCGACGTCCCGGTCGGCCCCGCAGGACCGCGGCACGCCTGAGGGTCCGCGCCCGTTGCCCTTCGAGACGGTCGCCAGGGCGACCCTCCTCAGGGACCGAAAGCTGTCCGTTCCATGGGGGCCGGAGGTTGCTCGCTCCCTGAGGATGGCCGTCAGGCCCGAGCGTCTCGCTCCCTGAGGAGGGCCGTTAGGCCCGAGCGTCTCGCTCCCTGAGGAGGGCCGTCAGGCCCGAGCGTCTCGCTCCCTGAGGAGGGCCGTCAGGCCCGTCTCGAAGGGGGCGACCACCACGACCTGCACCTCGCACCGACACCGGCCGACGGGGCGCCAGGACGGCCGAGCTGTACGTCGCCGTGGCCTCGATGTCGTCGCGCTCGCCCGTCGAGACGGTCGCCGGGGCGGCCTCCTCGGCGCCCGAGGCCCCCTCGCCTCAGTGGCCGAGGTGCTCGGCCAGGAAGCTCCGGGCGCCCCGGGCCAGCTCGGCGCTGTCGGTCCACGGGTCGCGCCAGATGGCGAGGTTCGAGGAGAGCGTCGGGTGCACCACGCGGGAGGAGAACGACTCGAAGGTGATGGTGCCGTCGTAGCCCACCTCGTCGAGGGCGTCGAAGAACTCCCGCCACGGGACGCTGCCCGTGCCGAGCTGCCCGCGGTGGGACTCCCCCACGTGGACGTAGCCCAGGCGGCCCGCCGCCGCCGCGGCCAGCACCGGCTCGCGGAACGACGTCTCCTCGATGTTCATGTGGTACGTGTCCAGGTGCGCCACCACGTTGTCGCGTCCCACGTCCTCGATGAACTGCAGCGTCTGGGCGGTGGTGTTGAGGACGTTGGTCTCGTAGCGGTTGCAGAACTCCAGGCCGATGGTGATCCCGGACGCGGCGGCCTGGTCGGCCAGCAGCGCGATGCTCTCCACCGAGTGGGCCCGGCCACGCTCGGTGACCGGGGCGTCGTACCGCCCGAGCCGGCTGAAGACCACGCCTCCGAGGTAGTCGCCGCCGACGTCGCGCACCAGGTCGGCCGCCTGCGACAGCAGCCGGCGCCCGGCCGCGACCCGCTCGGGGTCCTCGCTCGAGACGTCGGTGTCCTCCCCCAGCCCCAGCGAGACCGCGGCCGCGAGGCCGTGCTCCTCGAGCAGCCGGGCCGTGAGGTCGGTGTCGAAGGCCCACGGGTCGAGGGCCGCGAGCTCGACCAGGTCGAAGCCGGCCTCGGCCGAGGAGGACACGGCGTGCCGCGCCTCCTCGGGCGACCAGGCCCCGACCCACACCAGCGAGTGGATGCCGAGCCGGTGGCGGGGTCCCTGCTCGGCCGTCATCGCAGGAACGCCTGCGGGACGCCCGAGTCGACGGGGACGACCAGGCCGGTGGTGATCGGCAGGGTGCCGTTGGTCAGTGCCAGCGCCGCCGAGGCGATGTGCTCGGGCAGCACCTCGACCTTGAGGACGGTGCGCTGGGCGTAGTACTTGCCCAGGTCCTCCTCGGCCACGCCGTAGGTCTCGGCCCGCGAGGCGCCCCAGCCGCCGGCGAAGATGCCGCTGCCGCGGACCACGCCGTCGGGGTTGATGCCGTTGACGCGCACCCCGATCTCGCCGAGCTCGGCGGCGAGCAGCCGCACCATGTGGGCCTGGGCCGCCTTGGCCGAGGAGTACGCCACGTTGTTGGGCCCGGCGAACACGGCGTTCTTCGAGCAGACGTTGATGATGTCGCCCCCCAGCCGCTGGGCGCGCAGCACCGGCTCGACGACCTTGCTGACCAGGAACGAGCCCCGGGTCATGATCGAGAACTGCAGGTCCCAGTCCTCCAGCGAGGTGTCGGCCAGCGAGCCGGCGCGGGTGATGCCGGCGTTGTTGACGACCAGGTCGACGCCGCCGAAGGCCAGCACCGCCGCGTCCACCCCCGCCTGGACCGCGTCGGGGTCGGTGACGTCGAGCGCCACCCCCACGGCGACGTCGGTGCTGCCGAGGTCGGCCGCCACCGAGGCGCAGCGCTCGGCGTCGAGGTCGGCGACCACGACGTTGGCGCCGTGCTCGGCGAACAGCTGGGCGGTGGCCAGGCCGATCCCCGACGCGCCGCCGGTGACCAGCGCGACCTTGCCGGCGAGCGCCTTCGGCTTGGGCCGCCGCGCCAGCTTGTCCTCCTCCAGCTGCCAGTACTCCACCGCGAACTTGTCGGCCTCCGAGACCGGGGCGTACGTCGAGACGCCCTCGGCGCCGCGCATCACGTGGATGGCGTTGACGTAGAACTCCCCCGCCACCCGGGCGGTCTGCTTGTCGGCCCCGAAGGAGAACATCCCGACCCCGGGGACCAGCACGATCGCCGGGTCGGCCCCGCGCATGGCCGGCGTCGCCGGGCCGGCGTTGCGGTCGTAGTAGGCGGCGTACTCCTCGCGGTAGGCGGCGTGCAGCTCGCCGAGCCGGGCCACGACCTCCTCCACCGGCGCGTCGACGGCGGTGTCGAGCAGCAGCGGGCGCACCTTGGTGCGCAGGAAGTGGTCGGGGCACGAGGTGCCCAGCGAGACGAGGCGCTCCAGCGACTCCCGCGAGCAGAAGTCGAGCACGGCCTCGGAGTCGGTGAAGTGGCCGACCTGGCGGCGGTCGGCCGAGGCCACGGCCCGCAGGTGCGGGAACAGCGCCGCGGCGCGCGCCCGCCGCTCCGCCTCGGGCAGGGCCTCGCGGCCCGGGACCACGGCGCCGAACGGGTCGTCGCGCGACTCGCGCTCCAGGAACGCCGCGGCCTCGCGGATGATGCGCAGCGACCGCTCCTCGACCTCGTCGCTGGACGAGCCCCACGCCGTCAGGCCGTGCCCGCCGAGGACCGCGCCGATGACGTCGGGGTCGGCCGACAGCTCGGCCATCGACCGGCCCAGCTCCCAGCCGGGACGCTGCCACGGCACCCAGGCCACGGCACCGCCCCAGATCTTGGCCACCAGCTCCTCACCGTCGGCGGCGCACGCCAGCGCGATCACGGCGTCGGGGTGCAGGTGGTCCACGTGGGGCAGGTCGACCAGGCCGTGCATCGGGGTGTCGATCGAGGGCGTGGCCCCGCCGTGCCCGAAGGAGCAGTAGGGGAACAGCCCGACCATCTCGTCCTCGTGCTCGACGCCGCGGTAGACCGCGTCGAGCGAGACCAGCCGGTCGCGCTCCAGGACGGCGAGGCCGCCGGCGCGCAGCGTGCCGAGGTCGCCGCCCGAGCCCTTCACGTAGAGCAGCTCGATCTCCTGCCCGGTGGCCGGGCTGGTGGCGCGCACCTTGGCCGAGGTGTTGCCGCCGCCGTAGTTGGTCACGGTCGGGTCCGACCCGAGGCGGTTGGAGCGCGCGAGCAGCTCGCGGACCCCGGTGGGCAGGTCGTCGTGGGTGGTCTCGGTCATGTCAGGCTCCCCATCCCGCGGCGGCGCCGCCGACGCGCTCGGACTCGATGCGTTGCTGGTAGCCGCTGGCGGCGTACGCCGCGAGCGGGTCGGGGTCGATCCCCAGGTCCTCGCGCACCTGTGCCAGGAGCGGTCGCACGTCGGTCGCGTAGGCGTCCATGAGCAGCCCGTTGGCGCGCAGCACGTCACCGGACGCGCGGGCCTCCCGCAGGGCGTCGAGGTCGACGAGCAGCGCCTTGGCCGTCGCCTCCTGGACGTTCATCACCGAGCGGATCTGGGCCGGGATCTTGGCCTCGATGTTGTGGCACTGGTCGAGCATGAAGGCCACGCCGGCGTCCGGGGTGACGGCGTCGGACTGCACCAGCTCGAACATGATCCGGAACAGCCCGAAGGGGTCCGCGGAGCCGACCATGAGATCGTCGTCGGCGTAGAAGCGGCTGTTGAAGTGGAACCCGCCGAGGCGGCCCTCGCGCAGCAGCGTGGTCACGATCATCTCGATGTTGGTGCCGGGCGCGTGGTGACCGGTGTCGACGAGCACCTTGGCCTGCGGTCCGAGGTGCAGGCAGTGCAGCAGCGACGTGCCCCAGTCGGGCAGGTCGGTGTGGTAGAACGCCGGCTCGAAGAACTTGTACTCGACCAGCATGGTCATGTCCTCCGGCATCGCGGCGTACGTCGCGGCGAGGGCCTCGGAGAGCCGGTCCTGGCGCTCGCGGATCGAGTCCTGGCCGGGGTAGTTGGTGCCGTCGGCGAACCACAGCGACAGGTGCTTCGAGCCGACCTGCTGGGTGATCTCGACGCACTCGAGCAGGTGGTCGAGGGCCTTGCGCCGGATGGCGGGGTCGGGGTTGCAGACGCTGCCCAGGCGGTACTCGTCCTCCTGGAAGGTGTTGGGGTTGACCGCCCCGAGGCTGACGCCCTCGTCCTCGGCGTGGGCGCGGAGCTTGCCCCAGTCGTCGACGAGGTCCCACGGCACGTGCAGCGCCACGCTGGGTGCCACGCCGGTGAAGCGGTGGACGGTCGCGGCGTCGGAGACCTTCTCGTAGGCGTCGCGCGGGATGCCCTGCTGGGCGAACACCTTGAAGCGGGTGCCGGAGTTGCCGTAGGCCCAGGAGGGCGTCTCGATGTGCTGTCGCGCGAGCGTCGCGCGGACCTGGTCGGTGTGCATGGGTGCTCCTTCAGGCGGGACGGGGTGCGGGGAGGTCGTGGGGGTCGAGCAGGCCGCGGTGGTCGAGCTCCTCGCGGAGCCGGTGGAAGCCGTCGAGCAGCTGCTCGCGCTCCTCCTCGAGCGGGTCGACGACGTCGTCGGGGTCGGTGGTCGCGGTCCGGGCGACGACGTCGACCAGGGGCTCGCCGGTGGCGCTCGCCAGCGCGACCAGGGCCGCACCGTGGGCGCTGGAGGCGCGTCCGGCGAGCACGCAGGGCACCTCGAGCACGGTGGCACGCAGCCGCGACCACAGCCGGTTGCGCGAGCCGCCGCCGCCCAGGTGGTGCAGGGTCGGCGCGACGCCGTGCTCGCGCAGCACGTCGAGCGCCAGCCGCTCGACGTGCGCCACGCCCTCGAGGAAGGCGCGGTACGCCGCCACCCCCTCGACCGGGCCGCCGAGCACGAAGCCGCGGGCGTCGGGGCGGGCGAAGGGGAACCGCTCCCCCGTGCCGCGCAGCGGGTAGACGACTGCCGACGACGGGCCGGCCAGCGTCGCGGCCCGCTCCAGCTCGGCCAGCGCGCGCGGCGAGGTGCCGCCGAGCTCGTCGCGGACGGGGCCGGCGCCGACGTTGGAGGCGCCGCCGGCCCACCAGGAGCCGTCGGGGGCGTAGTGGCTGTAGAGCGCGCCGCCCACGCCGGTGACCCGGTGGTCGGCGACGGCCTTCAGCACGAGCGTGGTGCCGAGCACGCCCACGCTGTCGCCGGGCGCGACCGCGCCGGCGGCGACCTGGGCCGTGCAGCCGTCGGTCATGCCGGCGACGACCGCGACCTGCTCCCCCAGCCCGGTGGCGGCGGCGGTCGAGGCGCTCAGGTGGCCCAGCACGGTGCCGGGGTGGACGAGGTCGGGCAGCGCGGTCGCCGGGACCCGGAGCGCCTCGAGGGCGCGGGCGTCCCACGTCCGGGCGACGGGGTCGATGCCGGCCTTGAGGGCGTGGGAGGTGTCGGTGGCCACGACCCGTCCGAGCAGCCCGGCGTGGACCACGTCGGGGGTGTGCAGCACCAGCTCGGCGCCGAGCGCCACCAGCAGGCCGGTGCGCGCCATCGGCGAGGTCGGCGTGGCCTCGAGGCCGGCGGCGCGCAGCGCGTCCGCCTCCTCGACCGCCTGGCCGTCGCTGTAGAGCAGCGCCGGCCCGAGCGGCCGCCCGGCGCGGTCGCAGGGCACGAGCGTGCCGGAGGTGCCGGTGACGCTGAGCGCCGTGACGTCGGCGGCGCGCCCGGCCAGGTCGGCCGCGACGGCCGCGAGCAGGCGCAGCACGACCGACAGGTAGGACGGCTGCTGCTCGCGCACCTCGGCGCCCGACGGCGTGGTGCCGGTGACCACCGGCGGCAGGGCGGCGTGGCGCTCGGCCAGGACCGCACCCTCCTCGTCGAGGGCCACCACCCGGACGTCCGCGGTCGCGAGGTCGACGCCGAGGACGACGCCGGTGCCGCTGCTCATGGTCGGGCCGCGGGACTCAGCAGGGCGTCCTCGAGGCCGGCCAGGCCGGGCACGACCAGGTCGGGCTCGGCCAGCTGCTCGGGGGTCGGGTGGTCGGGCGCCTCGCCGCGCAGCACCCAGACGGTGGCCAGGCCCAGCGCCCGGGCGGGCCGGACGTCGGTGTCGAGCCGGTTGCCGACGTGCACGGTCTGCTCCGGGGCGACCCCGGCCTGCTCCAGGGCCCAGCCGAAGAACTCCGGGCTCGGCTTCTCGTGGCCGACCACCGCGGAGATCCCCCACACGTCGACGAGGTCGCCGAGGCCGTCGCGGTGCAGCGCGTCCCACACCGCGCGCTCCTGGTTGGCCACGATCGCCACGGTCAGGCGGCCGTGCACGGCCCGCAGGAAGGGCAGCACGTCGGCGTGCATCGTGCCCTCGGGGTGGACCCAGTGGGCGCGGGTCCGGTCGTGCAGCTCCTGGCGCAGCCCCCGGTCGCCGAGCAGCTCCTCGGCGAGCGCACCGCGCAGCGACCCGCCCTGGGCGGCGCGGACACGGTCGTAGACGGCGCGGAAGTCGGCCCGCTCGACGGGGCCGCGACCCTGCTCCGCGCGGACCTCGTCGAGGGCCGTCAGCACGGCCGCCACGAAGTTCTCGTCGTCGTAGATCGGGCCCCCGACGTCGAGGAACACCGCCCGCAGGTCGGGCCGCAGCAGCGTGGTCACCTCAGAGCCGTCCGGCCGCGAGGTTGCCGCGGCGCTCGGCGACGTCGTCGCGGGCGAAGAACTTCGCCACCGCCTCGTCGCTGAGGGCCCGCAGGCCGCCCACGCTGTAGGCGATCCGGCGCACGGCGGCGGCCTTGACCGCCATCTCGGAGATGCCCTCGATGCCCTCGGGGGTCGGCGCGATCGCCACGATCCCGTGGTTGGCGAGCAGCACCAGCTGCGGGAGCGCGCCCTCGCGGTCGACGTGCTCGAGCAGGCAGCGGTGGTAGACCCGGCCGAGGTCGATCCCGGGCTGGGCGTACGGCACGAACAGCGGCCGACCGATCACCACCGCCTCGTCGGAGTACGCCGCCCGCGCGAACGCCTCCTCCGCGACCGGGCTGGAGAGCAGGCCGACGACCTCGGTGGGGTGGGTGTGCCCGACGTACGCCGCGGGGGCGACCGCCTGGACGGCCACGTGCACCAGCGTCTCGATGGACCCGCGCCGCGGGGCTCCCCCCTCGCCCTCGACGCCGGTCGCGACCAGCGCCCGGGTCAGGTCGGCCTGGGTGGCGGACGGGTCGGTGATCAGCTCGACGAGGGGGTCGACGTCGACGGTGACGAAGTCGTCGGCGGTGACGTCGCGCATCCGGGCGCCGGAGGCCTTGACCACCACGCGACCGTCGTCGAGGCGCTGCGAGGTGTTGCCCTCGGCCAGGATGACCAGGTCGCGGTCGGGCCGGCCGAGCTCGCGGGTGAGCGTCAGCAGCTCCTCGCTGACCAGCTCGGGCAGGTGGAGCGTGGTCATCGGGTGCCTCCGTAGCGTCGGACCGTCCAGGAGTTGAGCAGGGCGGCGAAGACGAGCACCGCACCCAGGGCGAGGAGCTGGAACTGGGTGCCCTGGTTGCCCTCGAAGTAGAGCAGGATCCCGGCGTTGAGCCAGGTCACCAGAAGCGCCGCGAGCACGACGCCCGAGACCCGGCCGATGCCGCCGGTGATGGCGACGCCGCCCAGGACAGCGATGGTGATGGCCGGCAGGGCCAGGCCGTTGCCGCTGGTGCCGGCGTCGGGCCGGGCCGAGGCGAACTGCGCGGTCAGGTAGACCGCGACCAGGCCCGAGAGCGCGCCGGCCGCGACGTACGCCAGCAGCCGGGTGCGGGCCACGTGGACGCCGCTGAAGGTGCCGGCGACGTCGTTGGTGCCGATCGCGAAGAGCCGGCGGCCGTAGGTGAGCCGGTTGACCACGAGCCAGACCACGACCACGGTCGGCAGCAGGAAGGTGAAGACCCCGAGCGGCACGGGCGGCACGACGCCGGACAGGCCGGGGATCTCGACGCTGCGGGTCAGGGAGTACATCGCGGCGATGTCACCGCCGCTGATCGGCTTCTGGTCGTTGATGACCACGGCCAGCGAGGCGTAGGCGTAGTACGTCGCCAGCGTCGCGATCAGCGCCGGGAAGCCGAGGTAGGCCACCAGCACGCCGTTGACCGCGCCGAGGAGCGCGCCCACCACCAGGGCCAGGACGACCGAGGCGAGCAGCGACCAGCCCCACTGGCCGTAGGCGAACCCGAAGACCATCGCGGTGAGCGAGACGATCGAGCCGACCGAGAGGTCGATGCCGCCGCGGCCGCTGACGATGACCACCAGCTCGGCCAGGGCCAGCATCGCCAGCGGCACCAGGTCGATCAGCGCCGAGGCCATGTAGCTGCGGTCGTAGTTGGCGGTGAGGTAGCCCGCCCACGACAGGTAGAGGAAGGTGCCGACGGTGATGACGAGCAGCACCGCGAGCAGCATCTCGCGCTGGGTCAGGACGGCCCTGAGGACCTTGCTGCCGATGCCGGGCGAGCGCTCGGCGGGAGGCGTGGCCGGGGCGTCGCCCCCGGGCTCCGAGGTGGTGGTGGGCACGGGCGAGGTGCTGGTCATGCGGCCCTCCTGGCACGTTCACGGACGAGATCGGCCCCGACGGCGACGATGACGAAGACGCCGACGAACAGGCTCGAGAGCTGGCTCGGCCAGCCCAGCTGGGTGACCCCGGAGGTCACGGTCTGCACGAGCAGCGCGCCCAGCACGGTGCCGAGCACCGACCCCCGGCCGCCGACGATCGAGGTGCCGCCGATGACGACGGCGGCGATGACCGACAGCTCGAGGCCGAACCCGATCGACTGGTCGAGAGTGCTGGTGCCCTTGGCGATGGTGAACACGGCGGCCAGGCCGACGGTGAGGCCGGTGAGGACGTAGGCGAGCGCCGTGCGGCGGCGTACCTTCACGCCGGCGAGGTCGGCCGCGACCGGGTCGCCGCCGATGGCGTAGTAGTGGCGGCCGCCGGGGGTCTGGCGCAGGTACCACCAGGCGATGCCGGCGATGACCAGCATCAGCACGAACGAGTGCGGCACGCCGAGGGTGCGACCGGCGTCGCCGCGGCCGAAGACGTCGAAGGTGCCGGGGATGCCGTTGACGGTGGAGGAGTCGAAGACCTGGCGCCCGATCCACTGGAAGATGTTGAGCGTCCCGAAGGTGATGATGATCGGGTGCACCCGCCCCCAGGCGATCAGCACCCCGTTGACCAGGCCGAGCAGGCCGCCGACCAGCATCGAGACCACGATCGCGGGCAGCAGCGGCAGGTCGGCGTTGACCAGCAGCTTGGCCGTGACCACGCCGCAGACCATCAGCCCGCTGCCGACCGAGACGTCGATGCCGGCCGCGATGATGACGAAGGTCATGCCGACGCCGATGAGCGCGATCGGGGCGACGCCGATGAGCAGCGGCCGGATCGAGCCGCCGGTGAGGAACGCCGGCGTGAAGATCCCCAGCGCCACCCACAGGGCGGCGATGACGACCAGCAGCACGACCTCCTGGCCGGAGACGGCCGGCGCGATGATGCGCTGCCGGCCGCGGCGGCCCCCGGTCGCGGGGCTCGTGGGTGCGGGCTGGGTCCCGGTGCTCATGCGCCGACCTCCTGGCGGGTGTCCTCGGGGTCCTCGGCGCCGGCGGCGGCGGCGAGGACGTCGACCTGGCGCGCGCCCCGGCCGAACTCGCGGGTGGTGGTGCCGCCGCGCACGACGAGCAGGCGGTCGGCGATGCGCAGCGCCTCGGGCAGGTCGGAGGTGACCACCAGCACGGCGGTGCCCTCGTCGGCGAGCTCGGTGACGATGCGGTGGATCTCCTCCTTGGCGCCGACGTCGACGCCCTGGGTGGGCTCGGCCAGGACCAGCACCTCGGGGCGCTGCACGAGCTGGCGGGCCAGCACGACCTTCTGGGCGTTGCCACCCGACATCGCACCGATGCTCTGGCGCTGGCTGGGCGTCTTGATCGCCAGCCGCTGGATCATGTCGTCGGCGACCTGGCGCTCGCGGCGGCGCTGCACCCAGCCCGAGCGCGAGAGCAGCGGCAGGTGGCCCACCGAGATGTTGAAGCTGATCGCCTGGTGGGAGAACATCCCCTCCGCCTTGCGGTTGGCGGGCAGCAGCGCGATGCCCAGCTTCTGGGCGTGGCGCGGGCTGGCCGGTCGCACGGCCCGGCCGTCGACGCGCATCTCGCCGGAGGTGGGGTGGGTGATGCCGTAGACGGCCTGGGCGATCTCGGCGACGCCGGAGCCGACGAGGCCGTAGAGCCCGACGATCTCGCCGGGCCGCACGACGAGGTCGACGTCGTGGAACTCGCCGTCGCGGCCCAGGCCGACCAGCTCGAGGCGCGGCTCCCCCGCGGGCACGGTGCGCGGGGGCGCGCTGTCCTCGAGGACGCCGCCGACCATCAGCTCGGCGATGCGGCGCACGTCGAGCTCCCCGATGGGCCAGGTGCCGATGGTCTCGCCGTCGCGCATCACGGTGACCTCGTCGGCGATCCGGAACAGCTCGTCGAGGCGGTGGCTGATGTAGATGACCGCGACGCCGGACTCGGTCAGCCGGCGCACGACGCCGTAGAGCACCTCGATCTCGGCGTCGGTCAGGATGGCCGAGGGCTCGTCGAGGATGAGCACCCGCGCCTCGCGGGAGAGCGCCTTGGCGATCGAGACCTGCTGCTGCTGGGCGATGCTGAGCTGCCCGACGGGGCGGGTGCTCATGGACGCGGGCAGGCCGAGGAGCTCGAGCAGCTCGACGACCTCGGCGTTCTGCGCCGCCCAGTCGATGCGGGGGCCCTTGCGGCGCTCGC
This genomic interval from Nocardioides scoriae contains the following:
- a CDS encoding sugar ABC transporter ATP-binding protein encodes the protein MSSTPRTDTATGPGATDAPLRLAMHGMAKRYGAVRAIRNADFEVRPGTVHALVGENGAGKSTLIKILAGAVTPDAGTLAIDGETVSIASTGDALALGVATVYQEPQLFAELSVAENIYLGRERRKGPRIDWAAQNAEVVELLELLGLPASMSTRPVGQLSIAQQQQVSIAKALSREARVLILDEPSAILTDAEIEVLYGVVRRLTESGVAVIYISHRLDELFRIADEVTVMRDGETIGTWPIGELDVRRIAELMVGGVLEDSAPPRTVPAGEPRLELVGLGRDGEFHDVDLVVRPGEIVGLYGLVGSGVAEIAQAVYGITHPTSGEMRVDGRAVRPASPRHAQKLGIALLPANRKAEGMFSHQAISFNISVGHLPLLSRSGWVQRRRERQVADDMIQRLAIKTPSQRQSIGAMSGGNAQKVVLARQLVQRPEVLVLAEPTQGVDVGAKEEIHRIVTELADEGTAVLVVTSDLPEALRIADRLLVVRGGTTTREFGRGARQVDVLAAAAGAEDPEDTRQEVGA